One genomic window of Gracilinema caldarium DSM 7334 includes the following:
- a CDS encoding permease — MASKEMSPNKALCIVALVFLGAYFIPFDAPRVAGAIQEAFLMLSEYAREHVLLCVVPAMFIAGAITVFLNQRAVIRYLGPKAPKALAYGVASVSGAILAVCSCTVLPLFKGIYKKGAGLGPAVSFLYSGPAINILAIVMSYKIFGWKLGTARMVGAILFAIVIGLLMQLIFRKSDEERLADERMFKYEKSEGERTLRQMIVYMVSMIGILVFVNWANSKGTSAIWDAIYNAKYWITGVFALMLIYSLYKWFTKDDLYTWVIATRDFALQILPYLFGGVLVAGFLLGRPGHEALMPNAWVAALVGGNSLFANFFAAIAGAFMYFATLTEVPIIQGLLGSGMGQGPALALLLAGPSLSLPSMLVIGGELGWKKTVVYVTLVVVLSTLAGLLFGMIA; from the coding sequence GTGGCTTCTAAAGAAATGTCTCCTAATAAAGCCCTCTGTATTGTAGCTCTGGTGTTCCTTGGTGCTTACTTTATTCCCTTTGATGCACCCCGGGTTGCGGGTGCTATTCAGGAAGCCTTTTTAATGCTGAGTGAATATGCCCGTGAGCATGTTCTGCTTTGTGTTGTCCCTGCCATGTTCATTGCCGGTGCTATCACGGTGTTCCTGAACCAGCGGGCGGTTATTCGGTACTTGGGACCTAAGGCTCCTAAGGCTTTAGCTTATGGTGTGGCTTCTGTCTCCGGTGCAATCCTTGCGGTGTGCTCCTGCACGGTTCTGCCTCTTTTTAAGGGTATCTATAAAAAAGGCGCTGGCCTCGGTCCTGCGGTGTCCTTCCTCTATTCTGGTCCTGCCATCAATATTCTGGCTATTGTTATGTCCTATAAGATATTCGGATGGAAGCTCGGGACTGCACGTATGGTGGGAGCGATCCTCTTTGCGATTGTTATTGGGCTCCTCATGCAGCTGATCTTCCGCAAGAGCGATGAAGAACGATTGGCCGACGAGCGGATGTTTAAATATGAAAAATCTGAAGGTGAACGAACCCTGAGGCAGATGATTGTCTATATGGTGTCCATGATTGGTATTCTGGTCTTTGTAAACTGGGCTAACTCCAAGGGGACCTCTGCTATATGGGATGCCATTTATAACGCAAAATATTGGATTACCGGTGTTTTTGCCCTCATGCTGATCTACAGTCTGTATAAATGGTTTACCAAAGATGATCTTTATACCTGGGTCATAGCTACCCGAGACTTTGCGCTCCAGATTTTACCCTACCTTTTTGGCGGTGTTTTGGTAGCAGGTTTTCTGCTTGGCCGTCCTGGCCATGAAGCGCTCATGCCAAATGCCTGGGTAGCAGCACTGGTGGGTGGCAATTCGCTCTTTGCAAACTTCTTTGCTGCTATCGCGGGCGCTTTTATGTATTTTGCAACCCTGACTGAAGTTCCGATCATTCAGGGGCTTCTAGGGAGTGGTATGGGACAGGGGCCTGCCTTGGCACTTTTATTAGCCGGCCCTTCGCTTTCCCTGCCTTCTATGCTCGTCATTGGTGGTGAACTAGGTTGGAAAAAGACTGTAGTCTATGTAACCCTTGTGGTGGTACTTTCTACTTTGGCGGGTCTGCTCTTTGGAATGATCGCATAG
- a CDS encoding ABC transporter permease: MKQFHFTIPQQYSSLIGLLLLGLLLSILSPHFLTISNLMNILNQVSLNGLVAVGMTFVILSGGIDLSVGSVLALSGALVATLLKSGISDVVSIVIAVILGSLFGLLNGVFISFFNLQPFIVSMAFMTMFRGATFVFTQGRPITGLGDSGMFVAVGRGEIVGVPWSGIILLISFIATAFILNKTVYGKGIYAIGGNAEAARLSGLPVKRLRASVYAISGFFAALASIILTSRLDSAQPLAGQGYELDAIAAVVLGGTSLSGGRGYMVGTIIGAFIIGILNNGLNLLEVSSFYQQIVKGAVILLAVLLDRRK; this comes from the coding sequence ATGAAACAATTTCATTTTACAATTCCTCAGCAGTATAGTTCATTAATTGGATTACTTTTATTAGGTCTTCTCTTGTCTATTCTTTCCCCTCATTTTTTAACGATTTCTAATCTAATGAATATTTTGAATCAGGTTTCGTTAAATGGACTTGTAGCTGTTGGTATGACCTTTGTAATCCTTTCAGGAGGCATAGATCTTTCTGTAGGATCCGTGCTAGCACTATCCGGAGCACTTGTTGCAACCCTGCTTAAATCTGGTATATCTGATGTTGTATCCATAGTAATCGCAGTTATCTTAGGATCTCTCTTTGGACTTTTGAACGGTGTCTTTATTTCTTTTTTTAATCTTCAACCATTTATCGTATCTATGGCATTTATGACCATGTTTAGAGGTGCTACGTTTGTATTTACACAGGGGCGACCGATTACCGGCCTGGGTGATAGTGGCATGTTTGTCGCTGTTGGTCGCGGTGAGATTGTAGGTGTGCCCTGGTCTGGCATTATTCTTCTTATATCCTTTATAGCTACAGCCTTTATTCTTAATAAGACTGTGTATGGTAAGGGAATTTATGCAATTGGTGGTAATGCCGAAGCAGCTCGTCTTTCAGGTTTACCAGTAAAACGGCTTAGGGCAAGTGTATACGCTATTTCTGGTTTTTTCGCCGCTTTGGCAAGCATTATTCTTACGTCGAGACTCGATTCTGCACAACCTTTGGCCGGCCAAGGCTATGAACTGGATGCGATCGCCGCGGTTGTACTTGGCGGTACCAGCCTATCTGGTGGCAGGGGCTATATGGTCGGTACCATTATCGGTGCTTTTATCATTGGTATTCTTAACAATGGTCTAAACCTGTTGGAAGTATCTTCATTTTACCAACAGATAGTTAAAGGTGCAGTCATTTTATTGGCGGTCCTTTTAGATCGCCGGAAATGA
- a CDS encoding acyl-[acyl-carrier-protein] thioesterase has translation MKQVPRHVRSFEARYYELDNQGELIPTALISLFEETAVSHLGITGWNVYRLLDAGFCWILLQGSFSMIRYPRYGERFTIETWVPAQRHFYGLRQFEIKDAQGLNIGSAQSIWLFYDIGRQRPATPLTEILEIWQPDPALVLHRETYSIDLPENVSELPDFERFRIQPCEVRSFDIDTNNHVNHVRYIEWVLDSVPTEIRQKYRLRSLKGQYLHEIVLGQQVLPYAKKQEQNSLQIDEVTLLLAVYAGINSAHLAHQDSRLAASAISNWVLKA, from the coding sequence ATGAAACAAGTACCACGACACGTTCGCTCCTTTGAGGCCCGTTATTATGAGCTGGATAACCAGGGGGAACTAATCCCTACTGCGCTGATAAGTTTGTTCGAAGAAACGGCTGTTTCCCATTTGGGTATCACCGGGTGGAATGTATACCGTCTCCTGGATGCCGGTTTTTGTTGGATTCTTTTGCAGGGTAGTTTTTCTATGATTCGATACCCTCGTTACGGCGAGCGGTTCACCATAGAAACCTGGGTCCCAGCTCAGCGGCACTTTTATGGTCTCAGACAATTCGAGATAAAGGATGCACAGGGCCTAAACATCGGTAGTGCCCAGTCGATTTGGCTTTTCTATGATATAGGACGGCAACGACCTGCCACTCCTCTTACGGAAATTCTAGAGATTTGGCAGCCTGATCCCGCCCTTGTTCTACACCGGGAAACCTATTCCATAGATCTACCGGAAAACGTGAGCGAGTTGCCAGACTTTGAAAGATTCCGTATTCAGCCCTGCGAAGTCCGCAGTTTCGATATTGATACCAATAACCATGTTAACCATGTGCGATACATCGAATGGGTTCTCGATTCGGTTCCAACTGAGATTCGTCAGAAGTATCGGCTCAGATCTCTGAAAGGCCAGTATTTGCACGAAATAGTACTTGGCCAGCAGGTTTTACCCTATGCCAAAAAACAGGAACAAAATTCTCTACAGATTGATGAAGTGACCCTGCTTTTGGCGGTATATGCGGGAATCAATAGTGCCCATTTAGCTCATCAAGATTCCCGCCTTGCTGCCAGTGCTATAAGCAACTGGGTTCTAAAAGCTTAA
- a CDS encoding ribokinase, with the protein MRMLNFGSLNIDYVYRVDTFLKPGETKAAKSRAVFAGGKGLNQSLAMAKAGLPVYHAGKVGAEGDYLVDTLQKGGVNTSLIGRSDEPSGHTIIQVDDQGRNCILLFGGANQDIDETYIDEVLASFGQGDYLVLQNEISLVPLIIEKAKAQGLFIILNPSPYTKEILTYPLEFIDMFLLNEIEAEGFTGQTDPRKALDALCTRFPHAHMVLTLGEKGALWGRGTEVLFQKAYPVKAVDTTAAGDTFSGYFIAGLVEGLAVSQSLDLAARAASLCVSRPGAADSIPWRRELG; encoded by the coding sequence ATGCGCATGCTTAACTTTGGTTCACTAAATATAGACTATGTATACCGGGTTGATACCTTTTTAAAGCCTGGTGAAACCAAGGCGGCGAAATCCCGTGCTGTTTTTGCAGGGGGCAAAGGTTTGAACCAATCCCTCGCCATGGCAAAGGCGGGTCTTCCGGTCTATCATGCGGGTAAAGTTGGTGCAGAGGGGGACTACCTGGTTGATACGCTACAAAAGGGTGGGGTAAATACGAGCCTTATCGGTCGTTCCGATGAGCCTTCGGGGCATACCATAATACAGGTGGACGACCAGGGGCGGAACTGCATCCTTCTTTTTGGTGGAGCAAACCAGGATATAGATGAAACCTATATTGATGAGGTCCTTGCTTCTTTTGGCCAGGGGGATTACCTGGTATTGCAAAACGAGATTTCCCTGGTACCTCTTATTATTGAAAAGGCAAAAGCTCAAGGACTTTTCATCATCCTCAATCCCTCACCATATACAAAAGAAATTCTTACCTATCCCCTGGAATTCATCGATATGTTCCTGTTAAACGAAATTGAAGCCGAGGGTTTTACGGGGCAGACGGACCCTCGCAAAGCTCTGGATGCACTCTGTACCCGATTCCCCCATGCTCACATGGTACTCACCCTTGGCGAGAAGGGCGCTCTTTGGGGACGGGGTACCGAAGTCCTGTTCCAAAAAGCCTACCCGGTTAAGGCTGTGGACACCACCGCCGCAGGGGATACCTTTTCCGGCTATTTTATTGCCGGTCTTGTGGAAGGCCTTGCTGTGTCCCAGTCCCTGGACCTGGCTGCCCGGGCGGCTTCGCTTTGTGTCAGCAGGCCCGGTGCTGCAGATTCCATCCCATGGCGGCGGGAGCTGGGATAA
- a CDS encoding thioredoxin family protein, translating into MKIQILGTGCAKCQLLEKNAREAVQELGINVEIVKVSNIDDIMSMGVMMTPALAIDDDVKFVGKVVTKDHIKELLAR; encoded by the coding sequence ATGAAGATACAGATTTTGGGAACCGGCTGTGCTAAATGCCAACTGCTTGAAAAAAATGCCCGGGAAGCTGTTCAGGAACTGGGGATTAATGTCGAAATCGTCAAGGTTTCGAATATCGATGATATTATGTCCATGGGTGTCATGATGACCCCCGCTTTGGCTATCGATGATGATGTAAAGTTTGTCGGTAAAGTTGTCACAAAAGATCATATTAAAGAACTGTTAGCGAGGTAA
- the rbsB gene encoding ribose ABC transporter substrate-binding protein RbsB, with protein sequence MKKLRTVTLVALAGAAILIGCGGTSAPSKKIGLAISTLNNPFFVTLKEGAEAKAKELGYELVVTDAQDDPAKQAGQIDDLIQKKVSIILLNPCNSDAAKTMVEKATKAKIPVISVDRGVNGATVLSHIASDNVAGGVMAGEELLALVGEGAKVVELQGIPGASATVDRGTGFHQAVDGKLNVVASQSADFNRDKGFTVMQNIIQANKDIKGVFAHNDEMALGAVQALEAVGMKTVVVIGFDATDDAVAAVKAGRMKATVAQKPALIGSMAVDTAVKYLKGETVSAKIPVPLELVK encoded by the coding sequence ATGAAAAAGCTTCGGACAGTAACTCTTGTCGCATTGGCAGGAGCAGCAATTCTTATCGGTTGCGGCGGAACAAGTGCTCCGTCCAAAAAAATCGGTCTCGCCATTTCAACATTGAACAACCCCTTCTTTGTAACCCTTAAGGAAGGAGCAGAGGCGAAGGCTAAGGAATTGGGTTATGAGTTGGTGGTTACCGATGCCCAGGATGATCCTGCTAAGCAGGCTGGCCAAATTGATGACTTGATTCAAAAAAAGGTCAGTATCATTTTGTTGAATCCCTGCAACTCTGATGCAGCAAAGACCATGGTAGAAAAGGCTACAAAGGCAAAAATACCCGTCATTTCTGTTGACCGGGGTGTCAATGGTGCTACTGTCCTTTCTCATATTGCATCCGATAATGTGGCGGGCGGTGTAATGGCTGGTGAAGAACTACTTGCTTTGGTAGGAGAGGGCGCAAAAGTCGTAGAACTTCAGGGAATTCCTGGCGCTTCTGCTACAGTAGACCGGGGAACTGGTTTCCATCAGGCCGTTGATGGTAAATTAAATGTTGTAGCTAGCCAGAGTGCGGACTTTAATCGAGACAAAGGCTTTACAGTCATGCAGAATATCATCCAGGCAAACAAGGATATTAAAGGTGTTTTTGCCCATAATGATGAAATGGCCCTTGGTGCTGTTCAGGCCTTGGAAGCTGTAGGCATGAAGACTGTGGTTGTTATCGGTTTTGATGCAACCGATGATGCTGTTGCAGCGGTAAAAGCAGGAAGAATGAAGGCCACTGTTGCCCAAAAACCTGCTCTTATTGGTTCAATGGCAGTAGATACGGCGGTTAAATATCTGAAGGGTGAAACCGTATCTGCAAAGATCCCCGTACCGCTTGAACTGGTAAAATAA
- a CDS encoding sugar ABC transporter ATP-binding protein, giving the protein MKLEMLGICKSFGPIQVLKNMKLEILPGEIHALVGENGAGKSTLMKIVGGVIQKDAGEIRINDKLVEINKVRDAERLGIAIIHQELSVIPDMTITENVFLGNELRTLWGLVDEKTMNREVTKVLGKLGLDVNPKERCKNLGVGQLQLVEIAKALIHRAQLIVMDEPTSALTDYEIERLFTIIRSLKQDGVSFVYISHRLEELFTICDRLTVLRDGEYIGTSTIKELSFNQVISMMVGREIGDRFPKKTNRPGATILEVHNLSSTSKFHNISFNLRRGEILGIAGLMGAGRTELVRALFGAEPADSGEIWLNGKRVTIKSPKDAMALGLGFVTEDRKTEGLFIDFSLHFNIIATNFKKLSTYGLLHQQRIVPYVESLIQSLRVKTSSIYETAKNLSGGNQQKVVVAKWLGRKPTILILDEPTRGVDVGAKREIYEIMNDLAHQGVSIIMVSSELPEIVGMSDRVLVLRLGHQAGMLESDITQERIMSLATGV; this is encoded by the coding sequence ATGAAATTAGAAATGTTAGGGATCTGTAAAAGCTTTGGTCCTATTCAGGTATTAAAAAATATGAAACTTGAGATTTTACCCGGTGAGATTCATGCATTGGTTGGAGAAAATGGAGCCGGTAAATCAACCTTAATGAAAATTGTCGGTGGGGTTATTCAAAAAGATGCAGGGGAAATTCGGATTAATGACAAGCTTGTAGAGATTAATAAGGTTCGGGATGCTGAACGGTTAGGAATTGCTATTATACATCAAGAGTTGAGTGTAATTCCCGATATGACCATTACTGAAAATGTTTTTCTTGGTAATGAACTACGTACTCTTTGGGGGTTGGTGGACGAAAAAACAATGAATCGGGAGGTGACAAAGGTTCTTGGTAAATTAGGGCTGGATGTTAACCCAAAAGAACGCTGTAAAAATTTGGGAGTTGGCCAATTACAGTTAGTTGAAATCGCGAAAGCCCTTATCCATAGAGCTCAACTTATTGTTATGGATGAACCAACCAGCGCCTTAACTGACTACGAAATTGAAAGACTATTTACCATTATACGGTCCTTAAAACAGGATGGGGTGTCCTTCGTGTATATATCCCATCGTTTGGAAGAGCTCTTCACCATTTGTGATCGTCTTACTGTTTTACGGGACGGTGAATATATTGGAACATCAACTATTAAGGAGCTTTCATTTAATCAAGTTATATCTATGATGGTTGGACGAGAAATTGGAGATCGATTTCCTAAAAAGACCAATAGACCCGGTGCAACTATACTAGAAGTTCACAATTTAAGTAGTACCAGTAAATTTCATAACATTTCTTTTAACCTGAGAAGGGGCGAAATTCTTGGAATAGCAGGTCTCATGGGAGCTGGTAGAACAGAGCTTGTTCGTGCGCTATTTGGTGCAGAACCAGCAGATTCAGGAGAAATTTGGCTAAACGGAAAACGTGTTACCATCAAATCCCCAAAAGACGCAATGGCCCTTGGTTTGGGGTTTGTGACCGAAGATCGAAAAACTGAAGGGCTGTTTATAGACTTTTCATTGCATTTTAACATTATCGCAACAAATTTTAAAAAATTGTCAACTTATGGGCTATTACATCAACAAAGGATTGTCCCCTACGTGGAGTCGCTTATCCAATCATTACGGGTTAAAACATCATCTATCTATGAAACTGCTAAAAATCTATCCGGAGGCAATCAACAAAAAGTGGTGGTTGCCAAGTGGCTTGGAAGAAAACCTACCATACTTATTTTAGATGAACCAACCAGGGGTGTTGATGTGGGAGCAAAACGAGAAATTTATGAAATCATGAATGATTTGGCACATCAGGGTGTTTCTATCATTATGGTTTCCAGTGAGTTACCAGAAATAGTTGGTATGAGTGATCGTGTGTTGGTGCTCAGGCTTGGACATCAGGCCGGGATGCTTGAATCTGATATTACCCAGGAACGTATTATGAGCCTGGCTACGGGAGTATAA
- a CDS encoding YncE family protein, which produces MFNSCLYRLEVQVDPPQVVIYVVIYIDGKICHIDEPILLPWPRDVHTLKAEAPYYTSPITIELPAGIHRIRLHREGFVDEVCRIQVSSAVPLVFHYCILPWPEQSNIISAPKSRSGIISVIDVNNHNILLQFSAGNQPTGLVISPSGTYLALSNFLDNTVELLRLRIFWEKVLLFILNQILSILLMWCMKWINLNKFLSKTA; this is translated from the coding sequence ATGTTTAATTCCTGTTTATACCGCCTTGAAGTACAGGTAGATCCGCCGCAGGTGGTAATTTATGTGGTAATTTATATCGATGGAAAAATATGTCATATAGATGAGCCTATCCTGCTTCCCTGGCCTAGGGATGTTCATACCCTAAAGGCTGAAGCCCCCTATTATACATCTCCAATCACGATAGAACTTCCTGCGGGTATCCATCGTATACGACTACATCGAGAAGGATTTGTTGATGAAGTGTGTCGAATTCAGGTTTCTTCCGCAGTACCTCTGGTTTTTCATTATTGTATCCTGCCGTGGCCCGAACAATCCAACATCATATCTGCTCCGAAGTCCCGAAGTGGGATTATTTCAGTGATCGATGTAAACAATCACAACATACTCTTGCAATTTTCTGCTGGAAACCAGCCCACTGGTCTTGTTATCAGCCCTTCAGGTACCTATCTGGCTCTCTCCAATTTTCTGGATAATACGGTTGAACTTTTAAGATTAAGGATTTTTTGGGAAAAAGTGCTGTTATTCATACTGAATCAGATTTTATCTATCCTCCTAATGTGGTGCATGAAATGGATTAATTTAAATAAATTTCTTAGCAAAACTGCTTGA
- a CDS encoding potassium channel beta subunit family protein: MEYRRLGSAGVKVSALSLGSWVTYGSQVDIDAAAAMLKAAYDQGVNFFDNAESYAGGKSEEIMGAALKKLGLRRSSYLVSTKFYWGLHEGPNEKNTLNRKYLMQAIDGSLKRFGLEYVDLVFCHRPDPNTPMEEVVWAMNDMVASGKALYWGTSEWSAEEIRQAWEIADRRNLRKPQMEQPQYNLLFRDRVEKEYQRLYGDIGLGLTTWSPLASGILSGKYAKGIPAGSRLSLPGYEWLKDRFPQDVLTSTAALDPIARDLGATASQLAIAWCVKNPHVSTVITGASRLEQLDENLKALDLVPKLTQPVLDAIDQALAPALAIMRNHV, encoded by the coding sequence ATGGAATATCGGAGACTAGGTTCAGCGGGAGTAAAGGTTTCTGCCCTGTCACTCGGGTCCTGGGTTACCTATGGGTCTCAGGTTGATATAGATGCCGCGGCGGCGATGCTTAAAGCTGCATATGATCAGGGGGTTAATTTCTTTGATAATGCTGAATCCTATGCGGGTGGCAAATCTGAAGAAATCATGGGAGCGGCCCTGAAAAAGCTGGGCCTTCGCAGGTCGAGTTATCTGGTCAGTACCAAATTTTACTGGGGACTTCATGAAGGTCCAAACGAGAAAAATACCCTGAACCGGAAATATCTCATGCAGGCTATCGATGGTTCTCTGAAACGTTTTGGACTTGAATATGTGGATCTTGTCTTCTGTCATCGCCCTGATCCCAATACCCCTATGGAAGAGGTCGTTTGGGCGATGAATGATATGGTTGCTTCAGGCAAGGCTCTGTATTGGGGTACCTCTGAATGGAGCGCAGAGGAAATCCGTCAGGCCTGGGAAATAGCAGACCGGCGTAATCTTCGTAAGCCCCAAATGGAACAGCCCCAGTACAACCTGCTTTTTAGAGACCGGGTTGAAAAGGAATATCAGCGGCTTTATGGTGATATTGGCCTTGGACTTACTACATGGAGCCCACTAGCTTCGGGAATTTTATCCGGTAAATATGCCAAGGGAATTCCCGCCGGTTCCAGGCTATCATTGCCAGGCTATGAGTGGCTCAAGGACCGGTTCCCCCAGGACGTGCTGACTTCGACCGCTGCCCTGGATCCCATTGCCCGGGATCTGGGTGCCACAGCATCCCAGCTTGCAATTGCCTGGTGTGTGAAAAATCCCCATGTCAGTACGGTCATTACCGGGGCAAGCCGTCTGGAACAGCTTGATGAAAATCTGAAAGCCCTGGACTTGGTACCAAAACTTACCCAGCCGGTACTCGATGCGATTGACCAGGCCCTTGCTCCGGCTCTTGCCATCATGAGAAATCACGTATAA
- a CDS encoding LEA type 2 family protein, which produces MKRSFFFILMSVIAMALFSQSIAKPTAELTQFQIKAISLRDVTFQFELTVSNPYPLGLSFSGMTLDFSVEGSKVFSAANQGGFSVPAKGKKSNQFTVQLAYEDIYKLVKNYSEKEWLNTVINGKLTIPLPKVPGVPADISFNYKLEKKIPAIKPEVAITGFTVTPPTAAEVSAALVKAGKKADPDKARGAIADVLAGKKPAAPVIDPAELDLPLKVSFTIQIRNDARGPINFNALNYELFINGESLVVGESSSISQKGQEVLITVANTFSTKRLTASVKRLFTDKKGSFRVKGSTSIKLPDEISSKPIPLGFDEKGAFTLK; this is translated from the coding sequence ATGAAACGCAGTTTTTTCTTCATATTGATGAGTGTAATAGCTATGGCGCTGTTTTCCCAGTCCATAGCAAAACCAACGGCTGAGCTCACCCAGTTCCAGATAAAGGCAATTTCTCTCCGTGATGTGACCTTCCAGTTTGAATTGACGGTAAGTAATCCCTATCCATTAGGATTAAGTTTCTCAGGCATGACCCTTGACTTTTCAGTAGAAGGTTCTAAGGTCTTCAGTGCCGCTAATCAGGGAGGTTTTAGTGTACCTGCTAAAGGTAAAAAGTCAAATCAGTTTACAGTCCAATTAGCATACGAAGATATTTATAAGCTCGTTAAAAATTATTCAGAAAAAGAATGGCTTAACACAGTAATCAATGGCAAATTGACCATTCCGCTGCCCAAGGTGCCGGGTGTACCGGCAGATATCAGTTTTAACTATAAGCTGGAGAAAAAGATTCCTGCCATAAAGCCAGAAGTAGCTATTACCGGTTTTACTGTAACGCCTCCTACTGCGGCAGAAGTATCTGCGGCTTTAGTTAAGGCAGGTAAAAAGGCAGATCCTGACAAAGCCAGGGGGGCTATCGCGGATGTTTTAGCAGGTAAAAAGCCCGCGGCCCCGGTCATCGACCCGGCCGAATTGGACCTGCCCCTGAAGGTGAGTTTTACTATCCAAATCCGCAATGATGCCCGGGGGCCCATCAATTTTAATGCGCTCAATTATGAATTGTTTATTAACGGAGAGAGTCTTGTAGTCGGAGAAAGCAGTTCCATTTCCCAAAAGGGCCAGGAAGTGCTCATTACCGTGGCGAATACCTTTAGTACCAAGAGGCTTACTGCGTCGGTGAAGCGTCTGTTTACAGATAAAAAGGGCAGTTTCCGGGTGAAGGGAAGTACCAGCATCAAACTGCCCGATGAGATCAGTTCGAAACCGATTCCCCTGGGCTTTGATGAAAAGGGGGCCTTTACCCTGAAATAA
- a CDS encoding LacI family DNA-binding transcriptional regulator, whose protein sequence is MSTMYDVAQQAGVSVATVSRYFNGGYVSPAAREAIDAAVNVLAYKPNRIARTLSNKSSQIIGLVVPSVTNPFFPELARAVEGEASRKGYQVVLCNAEGSIEKEKAFIDSLTSSFASGIISSTGNCGDYYEKNGIPVVSVDRELGTGAPHVTSDNYFGGKIVCEHLLERGCQKLAFIGASVESTSQRYRREGFFDKATQMGLPMPALFTADETDEYQILNKEGEQLSVYDGIFAWNDFAAIQAIRSLHQVGVNVPQQALVVGFDDIHIAKLYTPSLSTVAQPIYEMGRAATELLLRQIAGEKLQGVTYLLSVSLIERETTRHKVV, encoded by the coding sequence ATGTCTACCATGTATGATGTGGCACAACAGGCCGGTGTCTCAGTTGCTACGGTTTCTCGATATTTTAATGGAGGCTATGTGAGCCCTGCGGCTCGAGAAGCGATTGATGCTGCGGTGAATGTTTTAGCCTATAAACCAAACCGGATAGCCCGGACCCTTTCAAATAAATCATCCCAAATCATTGGACTTGTAGTTCCGAGTGTTACAAACCCATTTTTTCCTGAACTTGCACGGGCTGTAGAAGGCGAAGCGAGTAGAAAGGGGTACCAGGTAGTGCTTTGTAACGCAGAGGGTTCTATAGAAAAGGAGAAAGCCTTTATCGATTCCCTGACTTCGAGTTTTGCAAGCGGGATTATTTCTTCCACCGGAAATTGTGGGGATTATTATGAAAAAAATGGTATCCCGGTAGTATCGGTTGATCGTGAACTGGGCACTGGCGCACCTCATGTTACCTCAGATAATTATTTTGGTGGAAAAATCGTTTGCGAACATTTACTAGAGCGGGGTTGTCAAAAGTTGGCATTTATTGGGGCATCTGTTGAGTCGACCAGTCAGCGATATCGTCGTGAAGGTTTTTTTGATAAAGCGACACAGATGGGGCTTCCCATGCCAGCGCTCTTTACTGCCGATGAGACCGATGAATATCAAATCTTGAATAAAGAGGGAGAGCAGCTTTCGGTTTATGACGGTATCTTTGCATGGAACGATTTTGCTGCAATTCAGGCAATTCGGTCTTTGCATCAGGTGGGGGTAAATGTTCCTCAACAAGCTCTTGTGGTTGGATTTGATGATATACATATTGCAAAATTGTATACCCCATCACTTAGTACTGTTGCTCAACCAATTTATGAAATGGGTCGAGCAGCGACAGAGTTACTATTACGGCAAATTGCTGGTGAGAAGTTACAAGGTGTTACCTATTTGTTAAGCGTTTCTCTTATAGAACGAGAAACAACGAGGCACAAAGTAGTATAA
- the rbsD gene encoding D-ribose pyranase — translation MKKLGILNSAIATVLAHMGHTDMITIADCGLPIPDTTQRIDLAVKKGLPSFLDVLDAVREDMVVEKITLAEEIKIYNAEMYNKIKNRFPNVVIQFISHEEFKVLTVQSKAVIRTGEASPYANIVLHSGVNF, via the coding sequence ATGAAAAAGCTAGGGATTTTGAATTCTGCAATTGCTACTGTTCTAGCCCATATGGGACATACTGATATGATCACTATTGCTGATTGTGGATTACCAATTCCGGATACAACCCAACGAATCGATCTAGCGGTGAAGAAGGGACTTCCTTCATTTTTAGATGTGCTTGATGCGGTTCGTGAAGATATGGTTGTTGAAAAGATAACTCTGGCAGAGGAGATAAAAATTTATAATGCAGAAATGTACAATAAAATAAAAAATCGTTTTCCCAATGTCGTAATTCAATTTATAAGCCATGAGGAGTTCAAAGTCTTAACAGTACAATCTAAAGCGGTCATTCGGACCGGAGAGGCTAGCCCCTATGCTAACATCGTTCTTCATTCTGGTGTCAATTTTTGA